The Siansivirga zeaxanthinifaciens CC-SAMT-1 region TTTTTTTCCAAATTATACCATGGCGCAACGCCCACTAATCCTTTTTCAATAGCCGATGGCCATTTTTTATCATCATATTCATGGCTATACCAAGCATTATCAGACCAATCATTTAATCCCTTTTGAGCATTGTACTTCACACTATACTGGACTAACATTTTGCTGGCAGGTTCTATGGTATTATCATATCCTGGGTGTTGCATGGCTTTCCAAGAAGCATCAGAAATTACTTTCTGTTCTCCAATGTTTGCTGAAAACAAAAGACCTCCTTTTTTACTATCAATATGAGTTCCTTTGTGTGTTTCGCGTCCCCAATACCAAACTAGAATTGCAATGGTATTCTCGCCTTTTTTCAAATATGGTTGAATGTTTACTGTCTCATACCAAGAATTGGCAGGTGTAATTTGTTCTTTTCTGTTCCAAGCTCCGGCCTGACTGGGTCCACGCGATAAACCTCCTTCAAAGAGTACCATTTTTCCATTAATCCAAAGCCAGAATTTACTATCGACTGAAATATTAGCTTCAACAGTTTCTGGAATTTGATTTATTTTTATAGTTTTTCTAAAGCTCATCCAAGTGTTGGAAGGTCCGTCTTCTTTTTGCCAAATCCATTGTGCGTTACCCCAATTGGGTGTTTGAGCATAACTAAAAGTTGTTGTTAAGGTTAAAACTATGATCAAAAGACTCGTAAGTTTTATTCTATTTTGATATTTTGTATTCATTTATTTATTTATATTTAATTATGTTTTTAGCAAATTTTTAAAACTTTATTACTAACTCAATATTCACATTTACAAACGTAGTTTTACCTTAACATTTCTAAATTTAGTTCATTACTTATTTATCACTATCACTACCATCCCATTGATAGTTCCATTTTTTCATATATTCTTCACCAGGCAAAAATTGATCTCCTTGTTTATCAAGTATAGCTTTCAGTTTAACTTCTAAATCAGCTTGGATAGTTTTGTATCCTTCTTTACCTACTACATTGTTCATTTGATATGGGTCATTCAAATTATCATACAATAACCAAGGTCCGTTAAGATCCTTCACATAGGTGTATTTTTCGGTTCTAACACCTCTGAACTCACGACCACCATTTTTATATTTCCATTGATGAAAAGGAACTGGACAAGTAATTAAAGCTGCATCCACACTCAATTCTTGAGTTCCTAATAATTGTCCTGTATAATTGAGTCCTTCTACTGAATCTGGAATAGGTAAATTAGACATTCCCAATAATGTAGGCATGATGTCTGGAAAAGAAAACATTTTGGTCATTTGTGAACCTGCTTTTAATTTGGCCGGATATTTTAATATAAAAGGAATGTGAATAGACTCTTCCCAAGGTTTTTGCTTTTTAATTTCTGAATGAGAATAGAGCATATCACCATGGTCTGAAGTGAAAACAAAAATGGTGTTTTCTTCTAGGCCTAAATTCTTAATTTCTTTTTGTAATTCAGCTATACAATCATCAAGTGCTGTCATATGCGCATAATAACCTCTAATTTCTTCTTTTGCCTTTTCTGCTTTATCTTCTGGCACGTTAGGACGTAGCTTAATATCCATATATTTATACATGTCCTGATACTTTTGAGGTGCAGTATTGTAAGGCGCATGCGGTGGACCATAAGCTACAAATAAAACAAAAGGATTCTCTTTATTAGCCTGCATGTATTTAACAGCCTCTTTTGTTTGAGCAATGGCATCGTAACCTTCCCATTTGTGTTTTACGTTGTTTTCGTCAAAATAAATAGAATTATTGTAATTATGCGTAGTCTCACACACTTTCCATAAATCAAAACCTTGTCGACGATCAGCCTTTATAGGTAATCCTCTTCCTTGCGTATTTGTCATTCCTCGGGGATGACCATTGATATGCCATTTACCAATATATCCCGTTTGATAACCGTTTTCTTTATACACTTCTGCAATGCAATTTTCATCAGTTCGTAAAGGCTTATCATTGTAAAAAAGTCCGTGACTTAGTGGGTATTTACCTGTCATTAACGAAGCTCGTGCTGGTGTACAAACAGGAAGGTTTGAAATAGCATTAGTAAACACTACTGCTTCTTTTGCCAATTCATCAATTGCAGGAGTAATGACTTGTTCATTTCCAACAAAACCAAGATCCTGTGCTCTCCATTGATCGGTTAGTACAAATACTACATTGGGTGCTTTAATGGGTTTCTCTAATTCTTTTTTTGATTTACAGGATACTATTAGAAGTAACCCTGTGAGTAACAATATATTTTTCATTTTATTTATATTTTTATTATTTAATTCTTATTATTTGATCGTTTCAATAATTACTGGACCTAACAAACCAGAAGATTGTATTTCACTATCAGGTTTAATATCATCGGTTACTAACCAAGTATATTTCTCATCTTCTGATCGTTGTTTGTCTTTTATTAACTGGTTTCGCCATAGATTAACCACCTCAATTTCCAGTTTGTTTTTTCCTTTTTTAATGGCATTCGTTATATTGAGTCGGTAAGGTGCCATCCAAACACCACCAATATATTTTCCATTTAGCTTCACTTTTGCCATTACCGAAACTTTACCTAAATTGATGTACATATCTTGATTTTTTGGAAGCTTTTCTATATGGAAAGTTGAAGAATAAACTACTGTTCCTGAATAATACTTTAGTTGCTCATCTTCAGAATTTCTCCAATCGATTAATTTATCAAATACTACAGGGTCTTTAGGTGCAATATCTTTATTCATGAAATCTACTTTAAAAGGCGCTTCAATAGTACTCACCTTTTCGTACACTGGAAAATTAGTAGTATAAGCAGGCTTCACTTCTAGATTATTGGCTTTATTAGCAAATACCACAAACCAACTTTGAGCAGCTTCCATTTTTAAAGGTACTTTTATTCCGGTTGGTGTTAATTCATAGTTAGCTAATTCTCTTATTTCGCCACTTACCGCATCCCATAATTGAGGTTTTAATTTTTGATCCACACGGAAAACAGGAGATAAATCAATGGTCTCATCACTTTGATTACTGATGAAATAAACATCCATACCTGGCATCGTACGGTGAATCCACAACACTGGTGCATCAGCAGAAAGCTCGAAATCTTTTGACAGATTAATAGTCTCAAATACTTCTGACAATTCATAACCATCCATCACTTTTCCTTTTCCATATTGAAGGGTCATTTTTCCTTGATTGTAGGTTCCACTCCATAATTTGCTAGCCAATGCTTTTACTTGTTCATCACAGGCTGGGTAGTTTTGTAAGCTAGGAGATTTTTGAGGTTTTGGACCTAAAATAACGCCTCCTTGTTGCACTAACCCCTCGATTTTTTTCAATAATTCCGGACGCATGGTGGTAAATGGCGGTAACACCATCACTTTGTACGACATCCCATCGGGTAATACAAATCGGCCATCTTGAACCGTTAAGCGATTCATAATCACCTCAGCATTGATGTAATCATAAGAATACCCTTGTGGAATTTCCGGATTACGGACACCCGTCATTACAGGAGCATCTTCACCTATGTAATAGCATACATCGGCAACATATTTACCTTGTTGCAATAAATGTTGGCAACGACGTAGATAATCAAAATACGTATCAGCCTGACCAAACCAAGTATTGTGTCGGTTGAACTCAGTACCAAACCAAGCGTTCATTCCAGGTTTACGTTTATCGTCAGGTTGTTGAATATAGAGGTGCAATACGAAATGATTGATCCCCTCTGTTAATGCCCAATCACCACGTTTTTTAAGCATTGCAGGATGACGAAGGTAAGCTTTACGCGATGAGGTAAAAGCCTCTGCTGAAGTTATAGGCTTTCCATACGTGTGTGAGGTTGAAGAAGACGCTTTACATTCGATATTCCCTAGCGTACCTTCGTTCCAAAATTCGCCACCTATCAAATCCGACTGTCCGCCATACATCATAAACTCACCCGGGA contains the following coding sequences:
- a CDS encoding sulfatase family protein, encoding MKNILLLTGLLLIVSCKSKKELEKPIKAPNVVFVLTDQWRAQDLGFVGNEQVITPAIDELAKEAVVFTNAISNLPVCTPARASLMTGKYPLSHGLFYNDKPLRTDENCIAEVYKENGYQTGYIGKWHINGHPRGMTNTQGRGLPIKADRRQGFDLWKVCETTHNYNNSIYFDENNVKHKWEGYDAIAQTKEAVKYMQANKENPFVLFVAYGPPHAPYNTAPQKYQDMYKYMDIKLRPNVPEDKAEKAKEEIRGYYAHMTALDDCIAELQKEIKNLGLEENTIFVFTSDHGDMLYSHSEIKKQKPWEESIHIPFILKYPAKLKAGSQMTKMFSFPDIMPTLLGMSNLPIPDSVEGLNYTGQLLGTQELSVDAALITCPVPFHQWKYKNGGREFRGVRTEKYTYVKDLNGPWLLYDNLNDPYQMNNVVGKEGYKTIQADLEVKLKAILDKQGDQFLPGEEYMKKWNYQWDGSDSDK
- a CDS encoding glycosyl hydrolase, giving the protein MSKENFQQVKSNFTKSANDNTIWCYWYWINDDISKDGITKDLEAMKKAGIGCALIGNINPAHEDGKVPMLSEDWWSHMVHAVVEGKRIGVDIGVFNCPGWSQSGGPWVDYTKAMRYLTYSETKVSGGKKLSIQLEKPKDEFQDTHTFAFKYSAIEKRSTQFISTKITTNWNDVDVAVLNDGNKEADTSFEPKKGELLEISFELSEAITARSIAITPSQAFKCNMTLMAVVDGKEKIIKEFLFDRFKIAPNVASIKTGAYATDLPDVKADKFILKCSDFRTKGGGYGFAEITISEAPVLDKYIEKQLGKMNSTPGIQWDSYIYGQQEALKDKSLCINPDEVIDISNKLDKNGLLNWDAPAGEWTIMRMGMTPTGTKNAPAAPQGVGYEIDKMSSALAQYHFDNFVGELLKRIPEESKSAFKYVVADSYEQGSQNWTDAYEIKFKEKYGYDPVPFLPVLSGRIVGSVELSERFLWDLRRAIADDVAYEYVGGLRKASNKHNLKVWLENYGHWGFPGEFMMYGGQSDLIGGEFWNEGTLGNIECKASSSTSHTYGKPITSAEAFTSSRKAYLRHPAMLKKRGDWALTEGINHFVLHLYIQQPDDKRKPGMNAWFGTEFNRHNTWFGQADTYFDYLRRCQHLLQQGKYVADVCYYIGEDAPVMTGVRNPEIPQGYSYDYINAEVIMNRLTVQDGRFVLPDGMSYKVMVLPPFTTMRPELLKKIEGLVQQGGVILGPKPQKSPSLQNYPACDEQVKALASKLWSGTYNQGKMTLQYGKGKVMDGYELSEVFETINLSKDFELSADAPVLWIHRTMPGMDVYFISNQSDETIDLSPVFRVDQKLKPQLWDAVSGEIRELANYELTPTGIKVPLKMEAAQSWFVVFANKANNLEVKPAYTTNFPVYEKVSTIEAPFKVDFMNKDIAPKDPVVFDKLIDWRNSEDEQLKYYSGTVVYSSTFHIEKLPKNQDMYINLGKVSVMAKVKLNGKYIGGVWMAPYRLNITNAIKKGKNKLEIEVVNLWRNQLIKDKQRSEDEKYTWLVTDDIKPDSEIQSSGLLGPVIIETIK